DNA sequence from the Thermococcus gammatolerans EJ3 genome:
CTCGGCGGCCAGCTCGTCAAGCAGACCCACAAGTTCTTCGGAAAGAGGGAACAGTTCGCGGGAGTCAGAGGGGTTGAGATAGCGAAAATCCTTGAGAAGGAGTTGAGGAAGAGCGGGAGCGTTGAAGCCTTCCTCGAAACCTCAGCAGTCGGCATCTTCCAGGAGGGCGAAGAAAAGCTCGTCTTAGCGGTCAGAAAGGAGCGCGAGCTGATAGAGTTCCGAGGAAGGGCAGTTATCGTCGCCACCGGCGCAATGGAGAGGATGATTCCCTTCGAGAACAACGATTTGCCCGGGGTTTACGGCGCAGGGGCAATTCAAACGCTCATGAACACCTACGGCGTCAAGCCCGGCGATAGGGTCCTCATCGTTGGGGCTGGAAACGTTGGGCTGATTTTAGGGTATCAGCTCATCCAAGCCGGTGTTGAAGTGAAGGCGATAGTCGAGGCCATGCCCAGGATAGGCGGTTACTTCGTCCACGCGGCGAAGGTCAGAAGGCTTGGAGTTCCGATACTCACAAGGCACACCATCCTTCGCGCCGAGGGAAATGAGAGGGTCGAGAGGGCAGTTATTGCCCAGCTCGACGAGAACTGGAGACCGATCCCGGGAACCGAGAAAACATTTGATGTTGACGTCATAGCTCTCGCCGTTGGCCTGAGGCCCAGCATCGAACTGCTCCACCAGGCCGGCTGTCAGATAAAGTTCGTCCGCGAGCTCGGTGGCCACGTGGCGGTTCGCGACGGGTGGATGGAGACAACAGTCAGGGGAATCTTCGTTGCGGGGGACTCCGCTGGAATAGAGGAAGCCACGACGGCAATGCTCGAAGGAAAGATAGCGGGCATAGCCGCCGCTCTCAGGCTCGGAATAGCGGACGAGAGCTGGGTTGAGGAGATAGAGAGGGCCCAGCGCGACCTCGATGAATTCCGCTCGGGCCCCTTCGGAAGGCGCGTGGCCGAGGGGATTAGAAAGGCCCTTCTCGGAGGTGTCGCCAGTGAGTGAAATTCCCGCTTATCTGAAAAACGGGTACATAACTCCAGAGGAGCTCTTCTCAATAATTCCAAAGCCGAGCGAGGAGAGGCTTAGAAAGGGGCCCGTCGCCGTTCCGGAGTGCCCGCAGGAGATACCGTGCGCCCCGTGCAGGGAGATATGCCCGACGGGCGCTATAAGCATGCCCACCCCGAACGACCTGCCAATAGTCGACTACGACAAGTGCATCGGCTGCTCCCTCTGTGTCCAGATTTGCCCGGGTCTGGCCTTCTTTATGGTGCACTACGTCGGCGATAAGGCGAGGATTACGATGCCCCACGAGCTCCTTCCGATTCCGGAGCGCGGAGAAGAGGTAGTTCTGCTCAACAGGGTCGGCGAGCCCGTTGGCAAGGGGAAAGTAATC
Encoded proteins:
- a CDS encoding FAD-dependent oxidoreductase, translating into MRLNEHPVLRFKRGREVTIYFEGQPIKAYEGETIATALHAAGIRVLNYSPNKKRPRGLFCAIGKCSSCLMVVNGIPNVRSCITLVEDGMRIERQHGRAKLPTKVKPPEFKDAKVVKADIIVIGGGPAGLMAAIHASRAGAKVVLIDENPRLGGQLVKQTHKFFGKREQFAGVRGVEIAKILEKELRKSGSVEAFLETSAVGIFQEGEEKLVLAVRKERELIEFRGRAVIVATGAMERMIPFENNDLPGVYGAGAIQTLMNTYGVKPGDRVLIVGAGNVGLILGYQLIQAGVEVKAIVEAMPRIGGYFVHAAKVRRLGVPILTRHTILRAEGNERVERAVIAQLDENWRPIPGTEKTFDVDVIALAVGLRPSIELLHQAGCQIKFVRELGGHVAVRDGWMETTVRGIFVAGDSAGIEEATTAMLEGKIAGIAAALRLGIADESWVEEIERAQRDLDEFRSGPFGRRVAEGIRKALLGGVASE
- a CDS encoding 4Fe-4S dicluster domain-containing protein is translated as MSEIPAYLKNGYITPEELFSIIPKPSEERLRKGPVAVPECPQEIPCAPCREICPTGAISMPTPNDLPIVDYDKCIGCSLCVQICPGLAFFMVHYVGDKARITMPHELLPIPERGEEVVLLNRVGEPVGKGKVITVVPREKTKGDTPIITVEVPIELAWEVRAVRVERRG